The stretch of DNA GATGCGTTCTTTGAGTGGGTCTACGTCGTATATCATTTCGAAATCGGGCTTGTATTTGCGTATCGAAGCGTAGATGGTTTCGGGGTCGAAACTCATAGAGGCGATGTTGAATCCGTTGTGATGAACGAGCTTCCGACCGTCGGCCTCCATCAGTTGGATGGCTGCGTGCAGGGCGTCGGGCATATACATCATGTCCATACGTGTGCCTTTGGCGATGGGACAAACGAACTTTTCACCGCGAACGGCCGAGTAGTAGATGTCTACGGCATAGTCGGTTGTGCCGCCTCCCGGTGGCGTTAGGTAGGAGATGATGCCCGGGAAACGCACCGAACGGGTGTCTACACCGTATTTCTTTTGGAAATAATCGCTCAGCAATTCGGTAGTTACTTTGGAAATTCCGTAAATGGTGGCTGGTCGCTGAATGGTGTCTTGCGGCGTCATGTCGTGCGGTGTATCGGGTCCGAACGAGCCTATCGAACTGGGTGTGAATACGGCACAGTTGCATTCGCGGGCCACTTCGAGGATGTTCCACAGTCCATCAATGCCTATTTTCCAGGCCAATCGAGGTTTGCTTTCCGCCACAACCGAGAGCAGAGCTGCCAAGTTGTAGATGGTATCGATGTTGTACTTGCGCACGACATCGGCTATCATACCTGCATCGGTAACGTCTGCCACGGCCGACGGACCTCCGTCGCGCAGTTCCCCCGTAGGTTCTGCACCTGTGATGTAGCCTGCAACGACGTTACTATTGCCGTAACGCTTTCTTAATTCCCGGGTAAGTTCCGAACCTATCTGTCCTGTAGATCCGATCACCAATACATTGTTCATGTTAGTATAACGTTTGTTTGTTTTTCGATTGCAAAGTAAGTGCTTTTTCCTATACGAATAAAAAGTAGAGATTTAAAGATGTTTAAAAAGCAGACTGTTCGTAAAAAAAAGATTTGCAGGGGCGCGGGTGTCGGAAAAAATGAGTTACTTTGCCCTCACTAACTTAAAAATCCAACCAGATATGTATGGGAAAATGAAAGAACATCTCAGCCAGAGTTTGACCGAGATTCAAGAAGCCGGACTCTACAAAGAGGAGCGGGTGATCGAGAGTGCGCAGCAAGCTGCTATCAGCGTAAAGGGCAAGGAGGTGCTCAACTTCTGCGCCAACAATTATTTAGGACTGTCGAATCATCCACGGCTCATCGAGGGAGCGAAACGAATGATGGACCGCCGGGGATTCGGCATGTCGTCCGTGCGATTCATTTGTGGCACGCAGGACGGGCACAAAGAGCTGGAGCGGGCCATTTCCGACTACTTCCAAACCGACGACACCATCCTCTATGCTGCTTGTTTCGATGCTAACGGCGGTGTGTTCGAGCCACTCTTCACGGAGGAAGACGCCATCATCAGCGACGCACTCAACCATGCTTCCATCATCGACGGCGTGCGGCTGTGCAAGGCTAAGCGTTATCGCTATCAGAATGCAGACATGGCCGACCTCGAACGTTGCCTTCAGGAGGCGCAGGCTCAGCGGTTCCGCATCATTGTTACGGATGGTGTCTTCTCGATGGACGGAAATGTGGCTCCGATAGATCGAATTTGCGATCTGGCCGAACAGTATGATGCGCTGGTGATGGTCGACGAGTCGCACTCGGCAGGCGTTGTGGGCGCAACGGGCCACGGCGTGAGCGAGCTTTGCGGAACCTACGGACGGGTGGACATCTACACCGGAACACTGGGCAAAGCCTTTGGCGGCGCACTGGGTGGATTCACTACCGGTCGACAGGAAATCATCGACATGTTGCGTCAGCGGAGCCGTCCCTATCTCTTCTCCAACTCACTGGCCCCGTGCATCATTGGTGCGAGTCTGGAAGTGTTTAAGATGCTCGGCGAAAGCAACGAGCTACACGACCGATTGACGGAAAACGTGACCTACTTCCGCGAGCGGATGCTCTCCTCCGGCTTCGACATCAAGCCCACGCAGAGCGCGATATGCGCCGTGATGCTCTATGATGCCAAGCTCTCCCAGGTGTATGCGGCGCGCATGCTCGAAGAGGGCATCTATGTTACGGGCTTCTATTACCCCGTAGTTCCGAAAGAACAGGCACGCATCCGCGTACAAATTTCGGCCGGTCATACGCGCGCGCAATTAGATCAATGTATCGAGGCCTTTGTCAAAGTGGGCCGGGAACTCGGTGTCATTACGCGCTAATCCTCCATTCTCCCAGCAAAAAAAGGAATCCAGAAGATGCCGGGGTGCGAGAAAGCACTTCGGCATCTGTTCCTACTTAGGGGAACGACCGCTGGCACCCAGGGAAGAATTCCCCGCCGCGGGGAACGGCCGCGGAGACCGAATTATCAATTGCCGATGACCCAAGTCTGCGGGAAAATCTGTAATTTTGCAGCCAATGAAGAAAACGAAACATACGGCTACCCCTTGACTGAGGGAGCTAAGAAAACAAAAAAAGAAAATGGATATATCCGTCATCATTCCTTTGTATAACGAAGAAGAATCGTTGCCCGAGCTCTACGACTGGATCGACCGCGTGATGGAGGCCAATGGCTTCTCGTTCGAAGTGATTTTCGTCGACGACGGTTCGACCGACCGTTCCTGGCAAGTGATTCAGGAAATCGGTAGAAAGGCAGACGTCGTGAGAGCCATCAAGTTCCGCCGCAACTACGGCAAGAGTCCCGCGCTGTATTGCGGCTTCAAAGCCGCGCAGGGCGACGTCGTCATCACGATGGATGCCGACCTGCAAGACTCGCCCGACGAGATTCCCGAACTGCGCCGAATGATCGTGGAAGAGGACTACGACCTCGTCTCGGGCTACAAACAAAAACGCTACGACCCGCTCTCGAAAACTCTCCCTACCAAACTCTTCAACGCCACGGCACGAAAAATCAGCGGTATCCGAAACCTGCACGACTTCAACTGCGGACTGAAAGCCTACCGCCACGACGTGGTCAAGAACATCGAAGTCTACGGCGAGATGCATCGCTACATTCCCTATCTGGCCAAAAACGCCGGTTTCACCCGGATTGGCGAGAAGGTGGTGCAGCACCAAGCCCGCAAGTACGGCAGTTCGAAGTTCGGACTGAATCGATTTTTCAACGGCTATCTCGACCTCATCACACTTTGGTTTCTGAGCAATTTCGGCAAAAAGCCCATGCACGTCTTCGGACTTCTGGGCACGCTCATGTTTCTCATCGGCTTCGTCGCCACCTGCCTCTTAGGGGCCGACAAGCTCTATTGCCTGATGCAGGGCATTCCGCAGCGGCTCATCACCAGTTCGCCCTATTTCTACATCTCGCTCACGATGATGATCATCGGCACGCAACTGTTTCTGGCCGGATTCCTGGGCGACTTAATCAGCCGCTCCTCACAAACCCGGAACGATTATCAAATCGAGGAGGACATACGATGCGAAGCCTAATTCTCGCTCTCGCCGCCGGACTTTTTCTGGCGGCCTGCTCCTCGATAGACTGCCCGCTGAACAACACCGTCCGCAGCATCTACGTTCTACGCAAGGCCAGCGATGCGTTGCGTCCCGACACGCTCACCGACACACTCACCGTCCTCACGACCCGTGCCGACGGACAAGACACCATCCTGCTCAACAAAAGCGTAAAGACCGACAGTCTCGCCCTGCCCATGAGCCATGTGCGGGACGTAGACGTGCTCGTTTTCGAACTGCGCGACACCCTGAACCACACCCTGCGCGACACGCTGCGCGTGAAGAAAACCAACGAGGCCCACTTCGAATCGGTAGATTGCGCCTTGTCCTACTTCCACACCATCACCGCCATCAGCAGCACCCACCACGCCATCGACACCGTCGTGCTCATCCACCCAAGCGTAACCTACGATGCATCACAGCCCCATTTCCACATTCGTTTCAAGAGCGGTCATTAGTCTGTTGTTACTCCTGGCTCCGTTCTCGGCCGAAGCCCAGTCTGCCCGTCGAGCCCCCGAAGTCAAAGACACACTGCGCACTTTCCGCGGACTGCAACTCATGGCCGATCTGGCCGGAGCCCTTCAGCGTACCCTAAGCGACTACGGACAATACGAAGCCGGCCTACGAGTGAACCTGCGCGACCGTTATTTCCCCATCTTCGAACTGGGCTACGGCTCGGCCCGCCACGACGACGACCCCGTGACACACGTGGCCTACAAAACGGCCGCGCCCTACTTTCGCCTCGGCATCGACTTCAACATCCTGCGCAATCGGCACGACATCTACCGCACCTACGTGGGTCTGCGCTACGCCTTCACTCATTTTCGATACGACGTGACAAACCCGCTCCACTCCGACCCCGTTTGGCAAGATCCCTCGCCCGTGTCGATAGCCGCCGCCACGGCCCACTGCCATTGGATGGAGCTCCTCTTCGCCGTCGACGCCAAAATCTGGGGTCCCGTGCACCTGGGCTGGTCGGCCCGCTATCGCCGCCGCATCACCCACCGCGACGGACCGGCCGGCAACGTTTGGTATGTTCCCGGCTACGGCAAGAGCGGCACCTCCCGCCTCGGAGCCACTTTTAACCTCATACTCAACTTCTAAAGTCTCTTTCTGCACATGGCAGAACCACTGCTGGCACCCAGGGAAGTCTTCTGAAATGTTCAGAACCACCGCTGGCACCCAGGGAAGCTTTCTGAAATGTTCAGAAACGTCGCTGGCACCCAGGGAGGCCTTCTGAAATGTTCAGAAACGTCGCTGGCACCCAGGGAAGCCTTCTGAAATGTTCAGAAACGCCGCTGGCACCCAGGGAGGCCTTCTGAAATGTTCAGAAACGCCGCTGGCACCCAGGGAAGCCTTCTGAAATGTTCAGAAACGTCGCTGGCACCCAGGGAAGCCTTCTGAAATGTTCAGAAACGTCGCTGGCACCCAGGGAAGCCTTCTGAAATGTTCAGAAACGTCGCTGGCACCCAGGGAAGCCTTCTGAAATGTTCAGAAACGTCGCTGGCACCCAGGGAAGCTTTCTGAAAAGTTCAGAGCCTCCCTGCTCTCCATTATTAATAATCAATGATTCAAATGAAATCTTTCCCATCTCGCCGTCTGCTCTGGCAGATCTCCCTCCTTCTGTTTCTCATTGCCGGAACTCTATATATTGCCCGTCAGCAACGAACAGAGCCCTATCAGCATCACAGCGGAACCATCTTCGGCACCACCTATCACATCCGTTACCAAAGCCCCGACAATCTGCATGCAGACATCCGTCGCGTCCTGAACGAGGTGGATGCTTCACTCTCTACCTTCAATCCCCACTCAGTCATCTCGCGCATCAACCGAAACGAGACAACAGAAGTAGACGACAGATTCGCCGAAGTGTTTCGCCTGGCAGAACGCATCTCGGGCGAAACCCACGGAGCCTTCGACATCACCGTGGCCCCACTGGTGAACGCCTGGGGATTCGGTTTTAAAAACGGAACGATGCCCACGAAGCCTACGATCGACAGTCTGCTACCAACCGTCGGGTATGAGAAAGTGCAGCTCCTGGGTCGTTGCCTCCGCAAACAAAATCCACACACCATGCTTGATTGCAGTGCCATTGCCAAAGGCTACGGCAGCGATGTTGTGGCCCGACTGCTCAAGAAACACGGCGTGAGAAATCTGATGGTGGAGATTGGTGGAGAAATCGTCGTCGCCGGACTCAACGAGCAACAACAACCCTGGCGAGTAGGCGTTGCCAAACCCACCGACGACTCGCTCTCCATTCAGCAAGAACTCCAAACCGTCCTCCGCCTCACCAATTGCGCCATGGCCACCAGCGGCAACTACCGCAAGTTCTACTACCGCAACGGTCGGAAGTATGCCCATACCATCCATCCCCGTACCGGTTACCCTGTACAACACAACATCCTCTCGGCCACCGTCGTGGCTCCCAACTGCGCAACGGCCGATGCCTATGCCACCGCCTTCATGGTCATGGGACTGCAAGGAGCCCGACAAGTGCTCAAAGCCCATCCCGAACTCTCGGCCTATCTCATCTATTCCGACGTAAAAGGTAGGAACGCCATTTGGGTCTCCCCCACTCTGGAACAGAGAATACAAAAATGATTCGACAACTCCCCTTCTCCGATCAACTCCTTCAGCTTCCTCTCTTCCAGGGCATGAGCCGGACAGACCTCGAAGCTGTCGTCGGACAAACACGCTTCAACTTCATCACCCTCAAACCTGGAACACCCATCGCACGGGATGGTCAGGAATGCCAACACCTACACCTCTTGCTCGATGGCATAACACAGGTGGAAAGCTACGCCGACGACCATAGCTATACTTTCATTGAGACCCTTCACGCACCCCTCATCCTACAACCCGAATGCCTCTTCGGGCTCACTCCACGCTTCACCCACACCTTCATGGCCCAAAGCGAATGCCGACTCATCACACTGAGCAAAACCGAAACCATCCGGCTCTCCGACGATTTCTTCATCTTCAAACTCAACCTTCTCAACATCCTTTCCACACAGGCACAGAAGATGGGTAGACTGCCCTGGCACCACAGTTCCGACAATCTGAAGTCGCGCATCGCCCAGTTCTTCCTGCACCACTGCCTACATCCGGCCGGCATGAAACTCGTCAGCATCAAAATGACACAGCTTGCTCGAGAACTCAACGACAGTCGACTCGACATCTCCCGCGCTCTCCATACATTGCAAACCGATGGGCTCATTCGCCTCTCAAGAGGCAAAATCGAAATTCCTGCCATCGAACGGCTGAAATAACACCGCCTCTCCGAAAAAAGAAATGCCCCCAAAAAGCGAGACGTTCAACACGCTTCTTGGGGGCACTTTCGTGGACAATGTTCCTCACTCGCCAAGCAAATCAGGACGCAAGCGACGGGTCCGCTCCAAAGCCTGATCCATCTCCCAGGCCTTGATCTTGGCTTCGTTCCCACTGAGAAGGATGTCGGGAACTCGCCAACCCTTATAATCGGCCGGACGCGTATAGATGGGCGCAGCCAGCATATCGTCTTGAAAACAATCGGAAAAGGCACTCTGCTCGTCGCCGATAACACCAGGCACCAGTCGCACAATGGCATCAGCCATCACAGCAGCAGCCAGTTCTCCGCCAGTGAGCACATAATCACCGATGGAAATTTCACGGGTGATGAGATGATCGCGCACACGCTGATCGATGCCCTTATAATGTCCGCAAAGAAAGATGAGGTTGCCTTTGAGCGAAAGATCGTTGGCCACATGCTGATCGAAACGCTCTCCGTCGGGCGACGTAAAAATCACTTCGTCATACTCGCGTTCGGCTTTCAGCGCAGCAATGCATCGGTCGATGGGTTCGCACTGCATCACCATTCCGGCAAATCCGCCGTAAGGATAATCGTCCACACGCCGCCACTTGTCGGTAGAATAGTCACGCAGATTGTGCAAATGTATCTCTGCCAACCCTTTCTTCTGAGCCCGAGCCAAGATCGATTCGTGACAAAAGCCCTCAATCATTTCGGGCAATACAGTGATAATGTCTATTCTCATTCAGCTTGCTTCCCCGTCTTTTGTTTCTTCAAATACCACCACAGAGCCACTCCAAAAGCCACAAGCGCAAGTGCTACGATGACAACGAGTTGAATTTGGCTATTGTATTCTTCAATCTTATCGTTGAGTTCTTCAAGTGGAACAAATGAGTGGAGATACCAACCCAACGTGGCAAGCACGCAATTCCAAAGCCCTGCACCGATAGAAGTGTAGAGGATAAACTTCCAGAACTTCATTTTCGAAAGTCCGGCGGGGATAGAAATGATCTGCCGAATGCCGGGAAGCAAACGTCCCGTTAGCGTAGCAACAACGCCGTGGTCGTAAAAGTATTTCTCGCCCTTCTCGATCTTCTCCTGATTGATGAGGCAAAGATGCCCTATCCGACTATTGGCAAAGCGATAAATCATGGGGCGTCCCAAATAGTAAGCTGCCATATAATTGGCCGTCGAACCGAGAACGGCTCCGGCCGTAGCAATGACAACAACGAGAAAGAAGTTCAATTCGCCGGCAGCAGCACGATAAGCTGCCGGGGGAACGATGAGTTCCGATGGGGCGGGAATCACCGAACCTTCGATGAACATCAATAGAAAAACCGTCCAATAATTCAAGTTATTTAAGAGGGGTAATAACCAACTCATTTTCTTTTTCCTTTCTGAGTGATATAATAATGATAATATTCCTCCGGATTCATGTCCTTCGGAAAGAGTTCGGCCAACACGAATCGCGCTTCAGCAGGATTCACTTCGCAGGCCGTTTGCAAGTGTTCCAGAAACTCGTCTTCCTTTTCTAACTCATGGCAGCACCTGGCCATCTGCGCATGGCCCTCAGGCCAATTCTTATCCACCGAATTGAAAAGAATCGTATACATCTTGTAAGCCAAGGAATAGATGCCCGTGTCATAAATGGAAGCACAGATACGAGCATATATCGAGGAAGAAAAATTGGCACGCTGTACAGCATCCATAAAGTAGAGCTGTGCCTCTACAATACGCATACTCATGAGCATGATGTGCCCTTTGAAAACAATCATCTCGTTCTCGTCTGCCTTTCCCGTGGCGATAATCTTGTCGATATATTCTATAGCCTCTTCAGGACGCTCGAGTTTAGACAGCGCAAAAGCCATTTCTTTGTAAATCTCGGGCAGATTCTCCGAGTCGGGAGCTGCTTTTTTCTCTGCCTTTTGCAGTTGCTCGAGTGCCTCTTCGGCTCTTCCCAAGCAGAGAAGCGTGCTTCCGATGAGAATATCACCCGACTCATCCTGGCTATGCAATTCTTTGAATCGGCGGTAATAAGTAAGTGCCTCCTCATAATTCCCCAGACTATACATACCGTTGGCCTTATTGAGCACGGCCTCTTCGTCATCGGGATTGATGGCAATTGAAAACTCGCTGCTCTCTATCGATTCGGGGATTCGGTTGCGCATAAACTGCGAAGAGGCTAGTTGATTCCAATAAGGTGTAGAGAAAGGCTCCTTGTCTACAAGATTTTTATAAATCTGTTCTCCCTGTTCGTATTTGCCTTGTCCCACAGCAATACGTCCTTTCAGTTCCTGATAGTCGGTAGACTCATGATCATTTGCCAACGAAAGCCACTGCTGAGCCACATCCATCATATTGTATTCAGCATAAATATTGGCAACATCCAACACAAAGTCCTCCCGCTCATCCTCGTCCAAGTCTTCGTAAAGATTATGCAGATAAGCCTCAGCCTCTTCGTCTTTCTCCTCAAAAATCAAGATTTCGGCCATCAGATAAGTATAGTCGGGGTCGTCTTTCTCCTCCACCTGTTCGGCATACCATCGTGCCTTTTCGGGATTCTCGCGTTCGAACAACTCTATTCTTGCCATAAAAATAAGCGGAGAAACTGCTCCAGGAAACATCTCCACTCCTATTTCAGCAGCCTTGATGGCCTCTTCGAGCCTTCCTTTATCATGATAATATTCGGCAATATCTGCCAGGAAGTCGGGTTCGATAAATACGTTGCGTCCTTCTTTCTGTGCTTCTTCATACAGTTTGAGTTTCTCGAGAAACTCCTCACTGCTGAAATAACCATCATCCATCATCTGAAATCTATCGTTTTTTTCGGCGAATCCTCCAGCTACGGGGCACACCTTCCCTGTGAGATTGAAACATAGGAGAAAGGCAGACGATGCCCGCCCTCTCATCTATCATTAAGGAGTCTGTCTATTTATTTTGTTTCGCCCACGTATCTTTTAAGCCCACCGTCTTGTTGAACACAGGATGCTCGGGTGTAGAATCGGGGTCGGCCATAAAGTATCCGATGCGTTGGAATTGTAAATACTCGCCCGGTTTCTTATCGGCTGCAAAATTCTCGACATAACAATTGGTGAGCACCTGCATCGAGTTGTTGTTGAGAAGCTCACGAAAATCGCGATCGTCTGCCGACGGATTCTCCACACAAAACAGTCGGTCGTACACACGTACCTGAGCCTGTGTGCAATGATCGGCCGACAACCAATGCAGCGTACCTTTCACCTTGCGGTTGGCACCCTCCATTCCACTCTTGCTATTGGGGTCGTATTCCGCCTGAACTTCAACCACATTTCCGTTCGCATCCTTCGTACAACCCGTACATTTCACGATATAAGCGTTTTTCAGACGCACCTCTTGTCCCGGCGTCATGCGGAAAAACTTCTTCGGAGCATCCTCCATAAAATCTTCGCGTTCCATCCAAAGGTTGCGTGAGAAGGTGATGGTATGAGTTCCATCGGCTTCATTCTCCGGATTATTCACCGACAACATCTCCTCGGTTTTCCCTTCGGGATAATTGGTGATGACCAGTTTCACGGGGTTCACCACAGCCGATACGCGGCAGGCTCGTTTATTAAGATCTTCGCGAACAGAGGCTTCGAGTAACGCCATGTCGTTGAGTGCATCGAATTTGGTATAACCGATGGAGCGAATAAACCCGCGAATACTCTCGGGCGAATAGCCTCGCCGACGCATTCCGCACAAAGTAGGCATGCGAGGGTCGTCCCATCCGGCCACCAGACCTTCGTCTACAAGTGTGTGCAACTTGCGTTTGCTCATCACAGTGTAAGTAAGATTTAGGCGGTTGAACTCGATCTGCCTTGGGCGAAAGTCATGAATATTCTCCGTTTCGCCATTCATCTCTTTAAGGAAGTCGACGAATTTATCGTAAAGCGGGCGATGGGGCACAAATTCAAGCGTACAGATAGAGTGCGTAACTCCTTCGAAATAATCGCTCTGTCCATGTGCAAAGTCATACATAGGGTAAGCATGCCACATCGTTCCCGTTCTGTGGTGCGGCGTATGGATAATGCGATACATAATAGGGTCGCGGAAGTGCATATTGGGATTGGCCATATCGAGTTTGGCTCGCAACACCATGGCCCCTTCGGGTGTCTCCGGTTGATTCATCTTTTCAAACAGTGCGAGATTCTCTTCCACAGGTCTGTCCCTGTAAGGCGAGGCCGTTCCCGGCACCGTTGGGGTTCCTTTCTGCTCTGCAATTTGCTCGCTGGTTTGCTCATCGATGTAAGCATCGCCGCGACGAATCATCCATACCGCAAAATCCCACAGCTTTTGAAAATATTCTGAAGCATAATAGATGTTGCCCCATTTAAAGCCCAACCACTGAATATCGTTGAGAATATTTTCCACATATTCATCTTTTTCTTTGCTCGGGTTGGTATCATCGAAACGAAGGTTGCACACACCCTTGTATTTTTCTGCCGCTCCGAAGTCCATGCAGATAGCTTTTGCGTGCCCAATATGCAGATAGCCATTCGGTTCCGGTGGGAATCGCGTTTGGATTCGCCCGCCGTTTTTACCTTCAGCCAAGTCTTGTTCAATGATTTGTTCTACAAAACTCAGATTTTTCTTCTCCTCGTTTGTGTTTTCTACTTTTACTGTCATACTATATATAATAATGTACGTACTTATCTATCAAGCTGCAAAGATACGACAAAGGCATAGAATATCAAAATCCCCACTTCATGAAGTACATTTTTTAGAGAATACCTGCAAAACATGTTCTTTAACATATAAAAAAGTTTGTACGCTTGATTTTGATACCCTAACTTTGCAATCGTTATCCTGAATACAATCTTTTTGCCTTAAAAGAGCTAATACCTATTGAGATGAAATGCGCTACACTGTGAAGTGTGGCGCATTTACCATTTTATAGCTATCGTCTCAATAGGCTGTTTTCTCTTCGTTTTGCTCCCACATATCGAAA from Prevotella sp. oral taxon 475 encodes:
- a CDS encoding NAD-dependent epimerase/dehydratase family protein → MNNVLVIGSTGQIGSELTRELRKRYGNSNVVAGYITGAEPTGELRDGGPSAVADVTDAGMIADVVRKYNIDTIYNLAALLSVVAESKPRLAWKIGIDGLWNILEVARECNCAVFTPSSIGSFGPDTPHDMTPQDTIQRPATIYGISKVTTELLSDYFQKKYGVDTRSVRFPGIISYLTPPGGGTTDYAVDIYYSAVRGEKFVCPIAKGTRMDMMYMPDALHAAIQLMEADGRKLVHHNGFNIASMSFDPETIYASIRKYKPDFEMIYDVDPLKERIAESWPNQMDDSAARNEWGWAPQYDLDSMTRDMLEKLSVKLLGQ
- the kbl gene encoding glycine C-acetyltransferase, producing MYGKMKEHLSQSLTEIQEAGLYKEERVIESAQQAAISVKGKEVLNFCANNYLGLSNHPRLIEGAKRMMDRRGFGMSSVRFICGTQDGHKELERAISDYFQTDDTILYAACFDANGGVFEPLFTEEDAIISDALNHASIIDGVRLCKAKRYRYQNADMADLERCLQEAQAQRFRIIVTDGVFSMDGNVAPIDRICDLAEQYDALVMVDESHSAGVVGATGHGVSELCGTYGRVDIYTGTLGKAFGGALGGFTTGRQEIIDMLRQRSRPYLFSNSLAPCIIGASLEVFKMLGESNELHDRLTENVTYFRERMLSSGFDIKPTQSAICAVMLYDAKLSQVYAARMLEEGIYVTGFYYPVVPKEQARIRVQISAGHTRAQLDQCIEAFVKVGRELGVITR
- a CDS encoding glycosyltransferase family 2 protein, which translates into the protein MDISVIIPLYNEEESLPELYDWIDRVMEANGFSFEVIFVDDGSTDRSWQVIQEIGRKADVVRAIKFRRNYGKSPALYCGFKAAQGDVVITMDADLQDSPDEIPELRRMIVEEDYDLVSGYKQKRYDPLSKTLPTKLFNATARKISGIRNLHDFNCGLKAYRHDVVKNIEVYGEMHRYIPYLAKNAGFTRIGEKVVQHQARKYGSSKFGLNRFFNGYLDLITLWFLSNFGKKPMHVFGLLGTLMFLIGFVATCLLGADKLYCLMQGIPQRLITSSPYFYISLTMMIIGTQLFLAGFLGDLISRSSQTRNDYQIEEDIRCEA
- a CDS encoding DUF6452 family protein, with translation MRSLILALAAGLFLAACSSIDCPLNNTVRSIYVLRKASDALRPDTLTDTLTVLTTRADGQDTILLNKSVKTDSLALPMSHVRDVDVLVFELRDTLNHTLRDTLRVKKTNEAHFESVDCALSYFHTITAISSTHHAIDTVVLIHPSVTYDASQPHFHIRFKSGH
- a CDS encoding DUF6048 family protein, translating into MHHSPISTFVSRAVISLLLLLAPFSAEAQSARRAPEVKDTLRTFRGLQLMADLAGALQRTLSDYGQYEAGLRVNLRDRYFPIFELGYGSARHDDDPVTHVAYKTAAPYFRLGIDFNILRNRHDIYRTYVGLRYAFTHFRYDVTNPLHSDPVWQDPSPVSIAAATAHCHWMELLFAVDAKIWGPVHLGWSARYRRRITHRDGPAGNVWYVPGYGKSGTSRLGATFNLILNF
- a CDS encoding FAD:protein FMN transferase; protein product: MKSFPSRRLLWQISLLLFLIAGTLYIARQQRTEPYQHHSGTIFGTTYHIRYQSPDNLHADIRRVLNEVDASLSTFNPHSVISRINRNETTEVDDRFAEVFRLAERISGETHGAFDITVAPLVNAWGFGFKNGTMPTKPTIDSLLPTVGYEKVQLLGRCLRKQNPHTMLDCSAIAKGYGSDVVARLLKKHGVRNLMVEIGGEIVVAGLNEQQQPWRVGVAKPTDDSLSIQQELQTVLRLTNCAMATSGNYRKFYYRNGRKYAHTIHPRTGYPVQHNILSATVVAPNCATADAYATAFMVMGLQGARQVLKAHPELSAYLIYSDVKGRNAIWVSPTLEQRIQK
- a CDS encoding Crp/Fnr family transcriptional regulator encodes the protein MIRQLPFSDQLLQLPLFQGMSRTDLEAVVGQTRFNFITLKPGTPIARDGQECQHLHLLLDGITQVESYADDHSYTFIETLHAPLILQPECLFGLTPRFTHTFMAQSECRLITLSKTETIRLSDDFFIFKLNLLNILSTQAQKMGRLPWHHSSDNLKSRIAQFFLHHCLHPAGMKLVSIKMTQLARELNDSRLDISRALHTLQTDGLIRLSRGKIEIPAIERLK
- the trmD gene encoding tRNA (guanosine(37)-N1)-methyltransferase TrmD, which produces MRIDIITVLPEMIEGFCHESILARAQKKGLAEIHLHNLRDYSTDKWRRVDDYPYGGFAGMVMQCEPIDRCIAALKAEREYDEVIFTSPDGERFDQHVANDLSLKGNLIFLCGHYKGIDQRVRDHLITREISIGDYVLTGGELAAAVMADAIVRLVPGVIGDEQSAFSDCFQDDMLAAPIYTRPADYKGWRVPDILLSGNEAKIKAWEMDQALERTRRLRPDLLGE
- a CDS encoding DedA family protein — encoded protein: MSWLLPLLNNLNYWTVFLLMFIEGSVIPAPSELIVPPAAYRAAAGELNFFLVVVIATAGAVLGSTANYMAAYYLGRPMIYRFANSRIGHLCLINQEKIEKGEKYFYDHGVVATLTGRLLPGIRQIISIPAGLSKMKFWKFILYTSIGAGLWNCVLATLGWYLHSFVPLEELNDKIEEYNSQIQLVVIVALALVAFGVALWWYLKKQKTGKQAE
- a CDS encoding lipopolysaccharide assembly protein LapB yields the protein MMDDGYFSSEEFLEKLKLYEEAQKEGRNVFIEPDFLADIAEYYHDKGRLEEAIKAAEIGVEMFPGAVSPLIFMARIELFERENPEKARWYAEQVEEKDDPDYTYLMAEILIFEEKDEEAEAYLHNLYEDLDEDEREDFVLDVANIYAEYNMMDVAQQWLSLANDHESTDYQELKGRIAVGQGKYEQGEQIYKNLVDKEPFSTPYWNQLASSQFMRNRIPESIESSEFSIAINPDDEEAVLNKANGMYSLGNYEEALTYYRRFKELHSQDESGDILIGSTLLCLGRAEEALEQLQKAEKKAAPDSENLPEIYKEMAFALSKLERPEEAIEYIDKIIATGKADENEMIVFKGHIMLMSMRIVEAQLYFMDAVQRANFSSSIYARICASIYDTGIYSLAYKMYTILFNSVDKNWPEGHAQMARCCHELEKEDEFLEHLQTACEVNPAEARFVLAELFPKDMNPEEYYHYYITQKGKRK
- a CDS encoding glutamine--tRNA ligase/YqeY domain fusion protein, translating into MTVKVENTNEEKKNLSFVEQIIEQDLAEGKNGGRIQTRFPPEPNGYLHIGHAKAICMDFGAAEKYKGVCNLRFDDTNPSKEKDEYVENILNDIQWLGFKWGNIYYASEYFQKLWDFAVWMIRRGDAYIDEQTSEQIAEQKGTPTVPGTASPYRDRPVEENLALFEKMNQPETPEGAMVLRAKLDMANPNMHFRDPIMYRIIHTPHHRTGTMWHAYPMYDFAHGQSDYFEGVTHSICTLEFVPHRPLYDKFVDFLKEMNGETENIHDFRPRQIEFNRLNLTYTVMSKRKLHTLVDEGLVAGWDDPRMPTLCGMRRRGYSPESIRGFIRSIGYTKFDALNDMALLEASVREDLNKRACRVSAVVNPVKLVITNYPEGKTEEMLSVNNPENEADGTHTITFSRNLWMEREDFMEDAPKKFFRMTPGQEVRLKNAYIVKCTGCTKDANGNVVEVQAEYDPNSKSGMEGANRKVKGTLHWLSADHCTQAQVRVYDRLFCVENPSADDRDFRELLNNNSMQVLTNCYVENFAADKKPGEYLQFQRIGYFMADPDSTPEHPVFNKTVGLKDTWAKQNK